In the Theobroma cacao cultivar B97-61/B2 chromosome 1, Criollo_cocoa_genome_V2, whole genome shotgun sequence genome, one interval contains:
- the LOC108661344 gene encoding uncharacterized protein LOC108661344 yields the protein MEEMNRKWGLQCLYGKAWQAKEYVESLVFSPSEESFQLFPSYFHMLEHENPDIVTCVTTDGEQRFKYCFWVFGSCIQGFSVVMRPVVAIDATHLKGRFKGILFVTHLGIKNAVKQVYKGTHHGLCNYHLGKNVKNRFKCEDVAAIFTMATNCYKVTDFDRHMNQLKQLCKPAYDSLMRLGPERWARARSPVKRYKLMTSNTAKCINSCLRHARKMPITVLIECVRGMLQCWFHDRHNEALNLTMPLSL from the exons ATGGAAGAGATGAATCGTAAGTGGGGATTGCAATGCCTATATGGTAAGGCCTGGCAAGCAAAGGAGTACGTGGAGAGTCTTGTGTTCAGTCCATCGGAAGAGTCATTCCAACTCTTCCCCTCGTATTTCCATATGTTGGAACATGAAAATCCCGATATTGTCACGTGTGTCACTACTGATGGGGAACAacgattcaaatattgtttttgggtttttgggTCATGTATTCAGGGGTTCAGTGTTGTAATGCGGCCTGTAGTCGCTATCGATGCCACACATCTGAAAGGCAGATTCAAGGGTATTCTATTTGTGACG CATCTTGGCATTAAGAATGCAGTTAAACAAGTGTACAAGGGCACTCATCACGGTCTATGCAATTACCACTTAGGGAAAAACGTTAAAAACAGGTTCAAGTGTGAAGATGTTGCAGCGATTTTCACCATGGCCACCAATTGTTATAAGGTCACCGATTTTGACAGACATATGAATCAGCTGAAACAGCTTTGCAAACCTGCTTATGACAGCCTTATGAGATTAGGCCCTGAGAGATGGGCACGTGCACGATCACCAGTAAAGCGATACAAGCTAATGACATCCAACACTGCGAAATGTATTAACTCCTGCTTGAGGCATGCAAGAAAAATGCCAATAACGGTGTTGATCGAGTGCGTCAGAGGCATGCTTCAATGTTGGTTCCATGACCGGCACAATGAGGCATTGAATTTGACCATGCCCCTTAGCCTTTAG